A single Triticum dicoccoides isolate Atlit2015 ecotype Zavitan chromosome 2A, WEW_v2.0, whole genome shotgun sequence DNA region contains:
- the LOC119358714 gene encoding protein NRT1/ PTR FAMILY 2.11-like produces MDAANPDLPQQEEQDHGNGISIEKTTDSSALDAGHGEPVHNYRGWKAMPYVIGNETFEKLGTIGTLSNLLVYLTTVYHMKSVNAATLLNFFTGSCNLATILGAFISDTYVGRYTTLAAATIASFVGMVLLTLTAALHSLHPPACISKGQCEGPIPSQLVVLLVSFFFLVVGAGGIRPCNLAFGADQFDPHTADGRRGITSFFNWYYFTYTIAMMLSASVIIYLQSDVNWALGLAVPAVLMGLSCAVFFMGTRLYVRISPEGSPFTSFTQVLVASFRKRHLRQAPNTVELFDPPHRSKLVAKLAYTDQFTCLDKAAMQTTEDVVSSDGKTLADPWRLCTMQQVEEVKCLARVLPVWSSGIVYFVVITQLGTYIVFQAEQTDRRISNSVSFKIPEGSFVIFQMLALTIWIPVYDRLVVPALRRFTKREGGITQLQRIGIGLVLSVVTMLVSAAVEHRRRRTAMMSCFWLVPQQLLVGLSEAFTVVGLTEFYYRQFPENMKSVAGALFFLGVAVASFASGLMVALVHRVTRRRDGRPDWLAQDLDEGRVDLFYLVTAAIAAANLVYFVACARWFTFKKSADGAHASDAIELDEGPKKVAHAVPV; encoded by the exons ATGGACGCCGCTAACCCTGATCTGCCGCAGCAGGAGGAGCAGGATCACGGGAATGGCATCAGCATAGAGAAGACGACTGACTCATCGGCGCTTGATGCCGGCCATGGCGAGCCCGTCCACAACTACCGCGGATGGAAGGCCATGCCTTACGTCATAG GGAACGAGACTTTTGAGAAGCTTGGCACGATTGGGACGCTATCGAACTTGCTTGTGTACCTGACAACGGTGTACCACATGAAGAGCGTCAATGCCGCCACCCTCCTCAACTTCTTCACCGGCAGCTGCAACCTCGCCACCATCCTGGGCGCCTTCATCAGCGACACCTACGTCGGCCGCTACACCACCTTGGCGGCCGCCACCATCGCCTCCTTCGTCGGCATGGTCCTGCTCACCCTCACTGCCGCACTCCACTCCCTCCACCCTCCAGCCTGCATCTCCAAAGGCCAATGTGAGGGCCCCATCCCCTCCCAGCTTGTTGTGCTCCTTGTGTCATTCTTCTTCCTCGTCGTGGGTGCCGGCGGTATCCGCCCGTGCAACTTGGCATTCGGGGCCGACCAGTTTGATCCACACACCGCGGATGGACGTCGTGGCATCACTAGCTTCTTCAACTGGTACTACTTCACCTACACCATCGCCATGATGCTCTCTGCCAGTGTCATCATCTATCTCCAGAGCGATGTCAACTGGGCGTTGGGCCTCGCTGTGCCGGCAGTGCTCATGGGCCTGTCATGCGCCGTCTTCTTCATGGGCACACGCCTCTACGTCCGCATCAGCCCCGAGGGCAGCCCATTCACGAGCTTCACACAGGTCCTCGTTGCTTCCTTCCGCAAGCGCCACCTCCGACAAGCTCCCAACACCGTCGAGCTATTTGACCCGCCGCACAGGAGCAAGCTCGTCGCCAAGCTGGCATACACTGACCAGTTCACGTGCCTCGACAAGGCGGCCATGCAGACCACCGAGGACGTGGTCAGCTCGGACGGGAAGACGTTGGCAGACCCGTGGCGGTTGTGCACGATGCAACAGGTGGAGGAGGTGAAGTGCCTAGCGCGCGTCCTACCGGTATGGTCATCGGGAATTGTATACTTCGTGGTGATCACCCAGCTAGGCACCTACATCGTGTTCCAGGCGGAGCAGACCGATCGCCGGATTAGCAACTCCGTCAGCTTCAAGATCCCTGAGGGCTCCTTCGTCATCTTCCAAATGTTGGCCCTCACGATCTGGATCCCTGTGTACGACCGACTGGTCGTGCCGGCGCTCCGCCGCTTCACTAAGCGTGAAGGCGGCATCACACAGCTCCAGCGGATCGGCATTGGCTTGGTGCTCTCTGTGGTGACGATGCTGGTGTCTGCAGCGGTGGAGCATCGCCGGCGCCGGACGGCCATGATGTCATGCTTCTGGCTGGTACCACAACAGCTGTTGGTAGGGCTGTCGGAGGCGTTCACGGTCGTCGGGCTGACTGAGTTCTACTATAGGCAGTTCCCAGAGAACATGAAGAGCGTGGCGGGGGCACTCTTCTTCCTGGGTGTCGCGGTGGCGAGCTTTGCCAGCGGGCTCATGGTGGCACTGGTGCACCGGGTGACCAGGAGACGGGACGGGCGGCCGGACTGGCTGGCCCAGGACCTGGACGAGGGAAGGGTTGACTTGTTCTACCTCGtcaccgccgccatcgccgccgccaacCTCGTCTACTTcgtggcctgcgcacggtggttcaCGTTCAAGAAGTCCGCCGACGGCGCCCATGCTAGCGATGCCATCGAGCTTGACGAAGGCCCAAAGAAGGTTGCGCATGCGGTGCCGGTTTAG